The nucleotide window ACTGGCGGCGCACCGATCGCGACCGTCGCACCGACCGTCGTGACCGAGCCGCTCGTGGTGACCGTCGTGCCATGCGTGCCCGTAACGGTGCCTGTCGTGACCACAGCGCCCGTCGATACGCGTGTCGCGCTGCCCGAATGGTAGACCGTACCGCCGTCGTTACCGGTTACCGTGCCCGAGCGGTAGCACGAATTTCCCGCGCAATTCGTCGATGCCGAGTGGCTGACCGTGTTGCCGTTCGATCCGGTCACCGTGCCCGACGACGAATACTGTCCCGGCGCCGTACGCGTCACGCTGCCCGAGGTCGTCGCGGTGTTGCCGTTGGAGCCGGTCATCGAGCCCGTATGCGAGCATGTGCCGCCCGCGCAGTTCGTGGTGCCCGAATGGTTGACCGTGTTGCCCCACGGGCCGACAGCGGTGCCCGAGTTCGAGAATTGGCCCGGCGCGTTACGCGTGACCGTGCCGCTGTTCGTGCCGACGCCGCCCCACGGACCGACCGCGCCACCCGCATGCGAGCAACTGCCGCCGCCGCAAGACGTATAGTGGCCGCCGCTGTACGCGCCGTGCGATGTGTAGGCCGTGCCGCCGTGAGCCCAGCCGGCCCATGCCGACGCGCTGCCGAGCGCCAGGAAGGCTGCCGCGGCTGTTACGGCCAGGCGGCGCACCATCTTGCGCGAGCGCGAAGCCGGTGCGGGGGAAACCGGCATCACGCTGCCGGCGGGAGCGACGTACGTTTCGATGTTCACGGTAGGTCCTTCAGGGTTCGGTTCGGGCCACTTCGTGCTGCATTGCGTGGCGACGGAACGAACTATAGGAGGACCCGTTCGCGAAGTCTGTTAGAAAACTATGTCGAGCCATTTCATGGCGGCAAAGCCCTGGCGGGCGCTGCTTAAGCGAAATCGTCCGATCAATTGCACTCGTCGGACGCGCCGCATTCTGCGTGGTCGTCCGCATTCGGGCGGCGCGTTTTCACGCGTGTGTGCGTGTGTCAACGCGCGAATCAATGAGCAAACCGGATGTCGAGCGAACGCAAATACGTCTGCAGGCCGGCATCCTGGATCGGAATCACATAGCCGTTTGCACCCGATTCGTTGAAGTGCGCATGCCAGTATCCGGGCGGCGTGACGAACGCCATGCCGGGTTCCCAATCGACGCGCTCCGGGTTCACGATCTCGCCGCGTTCGTCGAGTTCGGTGCCGACAAGCGTGTAGCAGCCCGGTTTGCAATCGGAGATGAAGTCGAGCGCAATCGATTGGTGCCGATGCGGCTTTTGCATCGTATCCGGCGCGATGACGCCGAACATCGCCCACAGGGAATGCGTGACCGTACGTGTTTGCGGAAAGCGTGCATTGCCGAGCAGAATGCTTACGCGATTGCGTTGGCTCGCGCCCGGCGCGTTGGACACTTTGCGCAGCTCTTCTTCGGCGCGCGCTGCTGGGTACAACGTCGGCGTGAAGCGCGCGCTGCTTGCACTCGCACCGAGATAGGTGAGCAAAGGCGCGTCGTTCACGTAATAAAGACGCGTGGTCGATTCCGCCTCGATCTGCACCTGCGCGCTGCCCGGCATCGTGAAGAAATCGCCTTTCGCAAACGCGAAGCGCGTGTTGCCTTGCGATGCGATGCCCGAACCGTCGATCGCATAGAACAGCAGCGAGGTCGCGTTGGGTGCGAACGCGACTCGCTCACCTGCGACGATGCGCACGAAATGCGCGGCCAGCCCTGGTCCGGTCGCGGGGCCCGGGCAACCGAGTTCCGCGGAAAGATCGAGCGGCACGGTGCGCGTCGGTCCGCTGTCATGCAGCGATGCATGAAACGTTCGATACGGCACGCGCGAAATCAGCTTCGCCCCGATCGGGTTGGCCGAAGACGTGTACTCGAAATACTGCGCGTCTGCGGTGATCGCGTTGCTGACTGCGTCGTTCAATGTCAGTGTCGAATCGTCGGTCTTGTCCAGCATGATTTTCTCCGTAAAGTGATGGCGGGTCGCCTCACACGCATGCGGTGCTGCTGCGTGCTGAAACCATGACGTCACTTTAGGACGGGTACGCTCGCGGCAGAACGGCCCCATCGGCGAATCTGCTTTGCAGAAATGGGATAGCCAACCGCAACGCACGTCGTTATGTTCCAATGCATGGTTCCAGCTACTCATGGACCGACATGGACTATTTCGCTGCGGTGCGCGCCTTCCTTCATGCGGCGGAACTCGGCAGCTTCAGCAAGGCGGCCGCCCAGATGGAGATCAAGACATCGACAGTGTCGCGCCATATCAACGAACTCGAGGCCGATCTCGGTATTGCGCTTTTCAACCGCTCGACGCGCGGGCTCGTGCTGACCGAAGGCGGGCAGGTGTTTCGCACGCATGCGCTGACCGCGGTAGAAAGCCTCGACGAAGCGAGACAGCTGGCGTCGTCGCTGAACGCGTCGCCGAAAGGCGTGCTGCGCGTCACGATGCCCGCGTCATTTGGCCGGCGGCATGTCGTTCCGCATTTGCCCGAATTCCTGACGCGATACCCGCATATCGATGTCGATGCGGTCGTAACCGATGAACCATTGA belongs to Paraburkholderia sp. SOS3 and includes:
- a CDS encoding cupin is translated as MLDKTDDSTLTLNDAVSNAITADAQYFEYTSSANPIGAKLISRVPYRTFHASLHDSGPTRTVPLDLSAELGCPGPATGPGLAAHFVRIVAGERVAFAPNATSLLFYAIDGSGIASQGNTRFAFAKGDFFTMPGSAQVQIEAESTTRLYYVNDAPLLTYLGASASSARFTPTLYPAARAEEELRKVSNAPGASQRNRVSILLGNARFPQTRTVTHSLWAMFGVIAPDTMQKPHRHQSIALDFISDCKPGCYTLVGTELDERGEIVNPERVDWEPGMAFVTPPGYWHAHFNESGANGYVIPIQDAGLQTYLRSLDIRFAH